The sequence TCGCCCTATCTCGGGCCTTGGATCGCCACCCCGACATACGCAAGCACGTCGGTCAGCCGTGGCGGATGAAGCGCATGAGCGTCAAGGAACTGCTCCAGCTCGCGAGAACGCTCGGGATCGACTCGCAGCGCATCCAGGGTGAGGTTCAAAAGCAGCTGACACCCGGCCCAATGGTTGCCATCGCACCCGCACCGGCCAGGACGGCAGAGCCTGAGTTTTCATTCGAGGGCACGCTGAAATTCCCGATGCAGTTTGAGCTGCTTGGGCGGCGCGTCAGTCGGAAGGCGAGGATCCGATGGGAATACACTCCCGAGTGGCGACACCTGAACCGGAAGGGGGAAGTCGTCACCAGGCAGAATGAGTGCTTCGCGTTCAGGCCCGAGCTACTTGCCGAGGTCGATGACGACCGGGAAGTTTGGGAGACTGGCCCCGATGGTGAGGACCAGCTGCGCATGTGGCGCACCAAGTGGATTCCGTTCGATTTCCTGGAGGACGGTTTCCTCACGGAGGAACTGAACGAGCACATCGTGCAGATCATCGACGAGGACGCCCGCAGATTGAACGCCGAGCGTAAGGCCAAGCAGTCCAAGAAGGCCGCCGACGACTCAGACGAAACGGAATCTTGCTGACGGAACCGGCTGCGGTTAGAAGGGCGCACATCCTTGGGACACATCGGGACACACGCCCCGAAAAATCCTGAATAGAATCAATTCCCTGGAGCGCGGACCGCCAATCCTCTCCTGGGCACCACCCCCTCTCTCATTCTAAGAAGGGGGTCCAAGCTGGAGCTTAAGTCAAAGGCGTGACCGTTCATCTGCATGAGGGGGACCTGCCGGACTCGGTCGATTTCGGCGCTTCTGTCGCGGTGGATTCGGAGACCATGGGCCTGCGCCTGGGGCGCGACCCGCTGTGCGTGGTGCAGCTCTCGGCCGGCGACGGCGACGCCCATGTGGTCCAGTTGCGCCGACCCGACTACGACGCGCCCAATCTCAAGCGGGTGCTGACCGACCCGGGCGTGCTGAAGATCTTCCACTTCGGCCGCTTCGACATCGCCATGTTCGCCCTGCACCTGGGCGTGACCACGACGCCGGTCTATTGCACCAAGATCGCCTCCAAGCTGGCCCGCACCTATACCGACCGCCATGGCCTGAAGGACGTGACCCGCGAGCTTCTCAGCGTCGACATGTCCAAGGCGCAGCAGAGCTCGGACTGGGGTTCGGCCAAGCTTTCGCCGGAGCAGCTGGCCTACGCCGCCAGCGACGTCCTGAACCTGCATGCGCTGAAGGCCCGGCTCGACGCGATGCTGGTGCGCGAGGGGCGCATGGAGCTGGCCCAGGCCTGTTTCGAGTTCCTGCCCTGGCGGGCCAAGCTGGACCTGGCCGGCTGGGAAGACGCCGACCTGTTCGCCCACAGCTGAGGCCGGGGCCATGACGGCGCCCGCCACGCACGACTTCGACATGCTGGACCCGGCGCGCTGGGCCGAGCGGCGCAAGCGACAGCTTCGGGCCTGGAAGCGGCGCTCGCAGCTGATCCACCGGATGCGGCGCATCCTGCCGATGACCATCGCCGGGGTCCTGGTTTTCCTGACCGGCTGGGTGCTGGTCAAGGGCTGGCTGACCCGGTTCGGCGAGGCCCACGGCGGGGCGGCGATCCATATGACCAACGCCCATTTCTACGGCCGCGACGGCCAGGGCCGCGCCTTTGTGCTGGGGGCCGCGCAGGCTTCGCGCAACAACAGCGACATTCAGCTGATCACGCTCGACCTGCCGCTGCTGGAATTCAACGCCGACCAGATCAACCCCAGCCGCATCACCGCTCGCCACGGCGCCTATCGCGAGGACACCCACTTCCTCAGCCTGTGGGACCGGGTGGTGCTGGTGGACGGCCAGGGCGACACCTTCAACACCGACCGCGCGGTGGTCGACACCACCCATGCCGTGGTCACCGGCTGGAGCAAGGTGCGCGGCGTCGGGCCTCGCGGGACCATCACCGCCGATTCCTATGGGATTTACGACCGCGGCCAGAGGATTGTCTTCAGCGGCAATGTTCACTCCATCATCAATCCGGACTAGACCGTAAGGCCATAGTCGCGCCAAAGAAGCGCCGTCTGCGTCGTCTAGCCTGACGGCGCAGGTCCGGCCCGCTCTCGAGCCAAGGACGAGGAAGTCGATCGATGAACCGCCTGACGGCCCTTTTCGCGCTCACGGTGCTTGCGGCCCCGCTGGCCGCCGCCGCGCCCAGCGCCGCCTGGGCCCAGCTCGCCGCCGGCAGCAAGGCGCCGGTCGATGTCACCGCCGACCAGCTGGTGGTCGAGCAGCAGCAGTGCCGCGCCAGCTACAAAGGCGCCGCCGAGGCGCTGCAGGACACCAGCCGTCTGCGCGCCGACACCATCGACATCTTCAACAAGATGCAGGCGGCCAAGGGCGGCGGCAGCGGGACCAGCTGCGGCCAGCTGGACCGCATGGAGGCCGACGGCTCGGTCTATTACGTGACCCCCGATCGCGTGGTGAAAGGTGATCACGCCATCTACAACGCCGACTCCAAGACCATCGTGGTCACCGGCCAGGTGGTGGTGGCCCAGGGCAAGAACGTCTCGGCCGGCGCCCGGCTGGTGATCAACACCGACCTCGGCCAGGCGACCATGGAATCCGGCGTCAAGGGCCGCGGCAATCCGGGTCGCGTCCGCACTGTGCTCTATCCCAACGAGGCCCAGGGGACCTCGCCGAGCGGCCTGGCTCCGCCCGTCCCGCCGCCGCCGCGCAAGCACGGCGGCTGAGCGGCGAGCCGCCCATGAGCCAGCCCAACGCCAGCGAGGCGGCGCCGCAGCCCGGCGACGGCCTCTACGCCGAGTCGATCGGCAAGGCCTTTCGCGGACGCAAGGTGGTCGATCAGGTCTCCCTGCGCCTACGCCGCGGGGAGGTGGCGGGCCTTCTAGGCCCCAACGGCGCCGGCAAGACCACCTGCTTCTACATGATCACCGGGCTGATCGCGGTCGACTATGGCCAGATCTGGCTCGACGGCGACGACATCACCGGCCAGCCCATGTACCAGCGAGCGCGCATGGGGGTGGGCTATCTGCCGCAGGAGGCCTCGATCTTCCGCGGCATGAGCGTCGAACAGAACGTGATGGCCGTGGCCGAGATGCGCGAGCCGGACCGTCGCAAGGCCAAGGCGCTGGTGACCGAGCTCCTGGAGGAACTGCGCATCTCGCACCTGCGCGCTTCGCCGGCGGTGTCGCTGTCGGGCGGCGAGCGGCGACGCGTCGAGATCGCCCGCGCCCTGGCCAGCGAGCCCGACTTCATGCTGCTGGACGAGCCCTTCGCCGGCATCGACCCCCTGGCCATCTCGGACATCCGCGAGGTGATCGCCTATCTGAAGAACCGCGGCATCGGCATCCTGATCACCGACCACAATGTGCGCGAGACCCTGGAGATCATCGACCGGGCCTCGATCATCCACGCCGGCCGGGTGCTGTTCGAAGGCCCGCCCGAGGCGATCCTGAGCGATCCGGAAGTGCGGCGCGTCTATCTGGGCGACAGCTTCGGCTGAGCCAAGCGCCAGGGCGGAGAACCAATCTCCGCCGGTGTTAACTAATCAGTGGGACCGATTCCCTAAGCTTCCCAGGCAAGATTCACGCCAGGGGGCGTTTGGTGTCGCTCAGTCCACGCTTGGAGATCCGGCAGGGCCAAGGCCTTGTCATCACGCCGCAACTGCAACAGGCCATCAAGCTGTTGCAGCTGTCGAGCGTCGAGCTGGAGGCCTATGTCGAGGGCGAACTCGAGCGCAATCCGCTGCTGCAACGCGACGAGGGCGAGCACGGCGGCGAAACCGAAGCGCCAGAGCGCCAGGCCGAGACCGGCGAGGTCGCCCTGGACCGCATGACCACCGAGCGTGGCGCCGCCGACATGGACGCCGCCTCCGCCGATAGCTACGAGGCCAGCCCGGGCGAGCGCGATTGCGGAGACCGGCCCGTAGCCGAGGCCTCGGAGGCCGCGGGCGACGGCTACCAGACCGGCGGGGCGATCGACTGGTCCGGCGCCAACAAGGGCGGCTCGTTCGACCGCGACGACAACGGCCTGGAAGGCGCGTTGCAGAGCGCCGACACCCTGGCCGAGCACCTGGAGAAACAGGCCTCCCTGGCCGGCTTCTCCACCACCGAGCGCGCCATAGCCCAGGTCCTGATCGACGGGGTGGACGAGGCCGGCTACCTGCGCGCCGACCTGGACGATGTGGCCGAGCGCCTGGGCTGCGGCCTGGAGCTGGTCGAGGCCGTGCTGGCCCGCCTGCAGGGCTTCGAGCCCACCGGGGTGTTCGCCCGCGACGTGCGCGAGTGCCTGACCCTGCAGCTGAAGGAGCAGAACCGCTTCGACCCGGCCATGGCCGCCCTGATCGAAAACCTGGACCTGTTGGCCAAGCGGGACTTGCCGGCCCTGCGCAAGGTCTGCGGCGTCGACGCCGACGACCTGAAGGACATGATCGCCGAGGTCCGCGGCCTGACGCCCAAGCCTGGCGCAGCCTTCGGCGGCGAGCCCAGCGCCCCGGTGATCCCCGACGCCATGGTCCGCGAGGGGCCGGGCGGCTTGTGGCTGGTGGAGCTGAACAGTGACGCTTTGCCGCGCCTGCTGGTCGACCAGCGCTATCACGCCCGTGTCTCGGCCGGCGCCCGGGGCGAGGCGGACAAGACCTTCGTCGCCGACTGCCTGGCCTCGGCCAACTGGCTGGTGCGCAGCCTGGACCAGCGGGCCAGGACCATCCTGAAGGTGGCCAGCGAGATCGTGCGCCAGCAGGACGGCTTCTTGGCCTTCGGCGTCGAGCACCTTCGCCCCCTGAATCTGAAGACCGTGGCCGAAGCCATCGGCATGCACGAATCCACCGTCAGCCGGGTGACCTCGAACAAGTACCTGGCCACCCCGCGCGGGGTGTTCGAGATGAAGTTCTTCTTCACTGCCGCCATCTCGGCCTCCAACGGCGGCGCCGACCACTCGGCCGAGAGCGTGCGTCACCGCATCAAGCAGCTGATCGACGGCGAGCGCGACCCGGAAGGGGTGCTGTCCGACGATCGCATCGTCGAGATCCTCAATTCGGCCGGCGTCGACGTGGCCCGCCGGACGGTCGCCAAGTACCGCGAGGCGATGCGGATTCCCTCCTCCGTCGAGCGCCGGCGGGTGCTCAAGGAAGCGTGCTGAACTGACGTTAGTTCACCTGTCCAACGGCGCTTGACTCCGCCGCCGGACGGGTCTGCACTGGCCCCATGCAAGTCCAAGTCTCCGGCAAACATGTCGCCGTCGGTGAGGCCCTGCGGACGCGGGTCGCCGACGAAATCCTCGCAAGCATCGGCAAATACTTCGACCGCGGCGGTGACGCCGATGTCGTCGTGAGCAAGGAGGGATTCAGTTTCCGTGTGGACTGCAGCGTGACCCTGGCCTCTGGCCAGCAGTTGCAGAGCCATGCGCTGGGCGGGGACGCGCACAGCGCCTTCGACGCCTGCCTGCACAAGATCGAGACGCGCATCCGCCGCTACAAGAACAAGCTCAAGAGCCATTCCACCGCCGCCAGCGCCAAGGCGGCCGAGACGGCGGCCCTCTATGTGCTGAAGTCGCCGGACGAGACCGATGTCGATGAGGACTGGGCCGAATCGGACGGCCACGCCCCGCCCTCGGCCATGGTCATCGCCGAGACCCTGGCCCCGCTGCGCACCCTGACCGTCTCTATGGCGGTGATGCAGCTGGACTTGACTGAATCTCAAACAATCGTGTTTAGAAACGCCGCCCACGGGGGGCTGTCAGTGGTATATCGCCGGCCCGACGGGAATATCGGGTGGATCGATCCGGAGCGTACAGCCAGCCTCAATGGCGAAGCGGCCCCCTGAAACCCAGGGCCCGCCTTTCGCGTTGAAGGGCGGGACCAGGCGCCGGGCGGTCGAAGGGGCTATAGGATTCAGGCGTCGCGTTCATGAACATCGAAAGCTTGCTTGACCGCCGGGCGATCACGCCCAAGGTCAGCGCGTCCTCGAAACGCCAGGCCCTGTCCCTGGTGGCGGAATTGGCTGCGCGCCGGTTCGACCTCGATGCGGGCGAAGTGCTCGACGCCCTGATGGCGCGCGAGGTCGTGGGCTCGACCGGCGTCGGCTCGGGCGTCGCGGTGCCGCACGCTCGGCTGAAGACCCTGGACAAGATGCGCGGGGTGTTCGTTCGGCTGGAGACCCCGGTCGATTTCGACGCCGTCGACGACCAGCCGGTCGACCTGATCTTCGCGCTTCTGGCCCCGGAGGCCGCCGGCTCGGAGCATCTGCAGGCCCTGGCCCGCGTCGCCCGCCTGCTGCGCCGCGCCGACTTGCGCGAACAACTGCGCCAGGCCCACGGCGCCGACGCCGTCTACGCCCTCCTGGCCCAGCCCGCGAGCCCTTCGGCCGCCTGACTAGACAGGCCGCGCCTGCAACCTATGATCGGCTCTGCTGGGAGGGGTGCATGGCGGATGTTGCGCCAATCGATCAGCGGCCCGGGCCGGCGTCCGTCGTTCGGCCTGACCGTCTTTCAACCGCCATTTTCGCCACGAAGGTAGTGGGCCTGCGCCTTCGCCGGGCGCTGTACCGATGCCGCCGCCCCGCCGCCGCGGCTGAAGTCTGATAGCGCCGGCGCTGATCTCCAGTCGATCGCCGAGTCGCGCACGGCGCTGTGGTCGGACGAGGGGGCGGCGGAATACGACTACCAACTGGGCAAGGTGCAGAACTTGCGGGTCGCCTGCCGCGCGCTCGACGGCCTGTGCCTGTCAGCCGGGCAGGTGTTCAGCTTCTGGCGTCATATCGGACCGCCGGTTTCCTGGCGCGGCTTTGCGCGCGGGCGGATGCTGCAGCAGGGCTGCCTGGTCCCGGTCGTCGGCGGCGGCCTGTGCCAGCTGTCCAACGCCCTCTACGACGTCGCCCTGCGGGCCGGCTGCGAGATCGTCGAGCGCCACGCCCATTCCCGCATCGTGCCGGGATCGACGGCGGCCGAGGGGCGGGACGCCACGGTGGCCTGGAACTATGTCGACCTGCGCTTCGCCGCGCCGCATGACCTGAAACTGACGGCGCGCCTGGACCGGGGCGAGCTCATCGTCGGCCTCGCTGGGCGGACTGGGATCGCAGCGAAGGTAGTCGGGCGGCGCGCGCCCCTTGGGGCAGGAAACGAAGGCCTGATCGCGCGCGGTTGCGGCGCGTGCGGCGAAACCGCCTGCTTCCGTCATGAGGGGCGCCGTACGCAGCTTGTCGGGCGCAGCGCCTTTCTGGTCGACGAGGCCTGGCCCGAATTCACCGCACATGTCGCCCAGGCCAAGAGCGATGGCGACCTCCTGGCTCGCCTGTTCAACAGCAGCACCGGGCGCTACGCCTGGCCGGCGGAGGGCTTCGGTGTGGCCGCTGACGCCAACCTGGAAACCGCCTTGCGCTCGCTGGTGCTCCGTCGCGCCGCGAACGGCGCCCAACGCAGGGCTGCGGAACTGGATGGCGCCCGACGCATCGCCGGGCGCCTGGCGCGCAGCCTGACCTACGACATGGCACGGTTGACCGTCGCTCAATCCTACCTGCCTTTCCTGTGGCGACAGGGCATGCTCGGCGGCCGGGAGGTGACCGTGCTCATGACCCGCCCACCCATGGCCGTGTTGCAGGCGCGGCTGGATGAGGCCGCCGCCCGCCGTCCGGATCGCGCCACCCTATCCGACTTCCGCGCCCCGGCCTGGCTGGTCGAGGCCGAAACGGCGGCCTTGGCCGAGGCGGTGCGGATCGTGACGCCGCACGCCGACGTCGCCGCCCTGTTCCCTGGCCGCGCCGAGCTGCTGGCCTGGCGCTCGCCTCGCGGCGCCGCGACCCGACGCGGGCCGATTGGCCGGATCGCCTTTCCGGGCCCCACAGCGGCGCGCAAGGGCGCCTGCGCGGTCCGAGAGGCGGCCCTGGCGCTGGGCCTGGAATTGATCCCGCTTGGCCGTGATCTCGAGGGTGGCGACTTCTGGCAAGGCGTGCGGATCGCCCCCGACGCCGACTGGCGGAACGCCGACGCTGTCGTACAGCCTGCCCTGGTCGAAGAGCAGCCGCGCCTTCTGCTCGCCGCCTTGGCCGCTGGCCTGCCGGTGATCGCTTCGCCGGCCTGCGGCCTGCCGCCCCAGGCCGGCCTGACGCTCGTCCCCGCCGACGACCCGCGCGCCCTGATTGAGGCGATCAGCATCTTGAGCGCCCCTTGCCCAAGGAGCGCCCAATGACCTTCACCAAGCGGCTACGCAAGCCCGTCATGCGGGGCGAGGTCACCTGCAGCGTGCGCATCTGGCGAAGCCCGCGCGTGAAGGTCGGCGGGCGCTATCCGCTGGGGCCGGGCGCGATCTGCGTGACCGGCATTCGCGAGATCGGCTTTGACGATATCACCCCGGCCCTGGCCCGGCGCTCGGGCTTCCAGGGCGTGGTGGATCTGCTGAAGGTCGCCAAGCATGGCGCCGGCGAGAAGGTCTATCTGGTGGAGTTCGAGTACGAGGAGTGAGGCGAGGAAGCTGGACCTCAGGCGTCGCCAGGAAAGCCCGAAACGGACGGGCCGACGCCATCCGAGGTTGACCTCGTCCATGCTGACGCTATCCCTGGCCGAAAGGCGGGACGGCGGCGTGACGGACGAACTCATTTCAGATGTTGCGGACGCTCCCTCAGCCGACGGGTCGGGGGATTCGATGCACGTTCACAGGCCCAAGCCGCTTCACGGTCTTCGCGAATTCGCCGTGGAGATCAGCGTCATCGTCGTCGGCATCATCATCGCGCTGGCGCTGGAACAGGCCGTTGAATGGTCGCATTGGCGCGAAAAGGTCGAGGCCGGCCGCCGTGAAATCCACGCGGAGATCGCAACGGACGCCGGCTTCTACAGTTTCCGGGCGGCCACTGAGCCTTGCGTCGTCCGACGGCTGAACCAATTGGCCGAAATCACCGAAGCGCGCGCAGCGGGCGGCAAGGTGGCGCCGGTCCACTTGGCGGGGA is a genomic window of Phenylobacterium montanum containing:
- a CDS encoding VanW family protein → MRVACRALDGLCLSAGQVFSFWRHIGPPVSWRGFARGRMLQQGCLVPVVGGGLCQLSNALYDVALRAGCEIVERHAHSRIVPGSTAAEGRDATVAWNYVDLRFAAPHDLKLTARLDRGELIVGLAGRTGIAAKVVGRRAPLGAGNEGLIARGCGACGETACFRHEGRRTQLVGRSAFLVDEAWPEFTAHVAQAKSDGDLLARLFNSSTGRYAWPAEGFGVAADANLETALRSLVLRRAANGAQRRAAELDGARRIAGRLARSLTYDMARLTVAQSYLPFLWRQGMLGGREVTVLMTRPPMAVLQARLDEAAARRPDRATLSDFRAPAWLVEAETAALAEAVRIVTPHADVAALFPGRAELLAWRSPRGAATRRGPIGRIAFPGPTAARKGACAVREAALALGLELIPLGRDLEGGDFWQGVRIAPDADWRNADAVVQPALVEEQPRLLLAALAAGLPVIASPACGLPPQAGLTLVPADDPRALIEAISILSAPCPRSAQ
- a CDS encoding ribonuclease D translates to MTVHLHEGDLPDSVDFGASVAVDSETMGLRLGRDPLCVVQLSAGDGDAHVVQLRRPDYDAPNLKRVLTDPGVLKIFHFGRFDIAMFALHLGVTTTPVYCTKIASKLARTYTDRHGLKDVTRELLSVDMSKAQQSSDWGSAKLSPEQLAYAASDVLNLHALKARLDAMLVREGRMELAQACFEFLPWRAKLDLAGWEDADLFAHS
- the lptB gene encoding LPS export ABC transporter ATP-binding protein produces the protein MSQPNASEAAPQPGDGLYAESIGKAFRGRKVVDQVSLRLRRGEVAGLLGPNGAGKTTCFYMITGLIAVDYGQIWLDGDDITGQPMYQRARMGVGYLPQEASIFRGMSVEQNVMAVAEMREPDRRKAKALVTELLEELRISHLRASPAVSLSGGERRRVEIARALASEPDFMLLDEPFAGIDPLAISDIREVIAYLKNRGIGILITDHNVRETLEIIDRASIIHAGRVLFEGPPEAILSDPEVRRVYLGDSFG
- the ptsN gene encoding PTS IIA-like nitrogen regulatory protein PtsN, with the protein product MNIESLLDRRAITPKVSASSKRQALSLVAELAARRFDLDAGEVLDALMAREVVGSTGVGSGVAVPHARLKTLDKMRGVFVRLETPVDFDAVDDQPVDLIFALLAPEAAGSEHLQALARVARLLRRADLREQLRQAHGADAVYALLAQPASPSAA
- the hpf gene encoding ribosome hibernation-promoting factor, HPF/YfiA family; its protein translation is MQVQVSGKHVAVGEALRTRVADEILASIGKYFDRGGDADVVVSKEGFSFRVDCSVTLASGQQLQSHALGGDAHSAFDACLHKIETRIRRYKNKLKSHSTAASAKAAETAALYVLKSPDETDVDEDWAESDGHAPPSAMVIAETLAPLRTLTVSMAVMQLDLTESQTIVFRNAAHGGLSVVYRRPDGNIGWIDPERTASLNGEAAP
- the rpoN gene encoding RNA polymerase factor sigma-54 produces the protein MSLSPRLEIRQGQGLVITPQLQQAIKLLQLSSVELEAYVEGELERNPLLQRDEGEHGGETEAPERQAETGEVALDRMTTERGAADMDAASADSYEASPGERDCGDRPVAEASEAAGDGYQTGGAIDWSGANKGGSFDRDDNGLEGALQSADTLAEHLEKQASLAGFSTTERAIAQVLIDGVDEAGYLRADLDDVAERLGCGLELVEAVLARLQGFEPTGVFARDVRECLTLQLKEQNRFDPAMAALIENLDLLAKRDLPALRKVCGVDADDLKDMIAEVRGLTPKPGAAFGGEPSAPVIPDAMVREGPGGLWLVELNSDALPRLLVDQRYHARVSAGARGEADKTFVADCLASANWLVRSLDQRARTILKVASEIVRQQDGFLAFGVEHLRPLNLKTVAEAIGMHESTVSRVTSNKYLATPRGVFEMKFFFTAAISASNGGADHSAESVRHRIKQLIDGERDPEGVLSDDRIVEILNSAGVDVARRTVAKYREAMRIPSSVERRRVLKEAC
- the lptC gene encoding LPS export ABC transporter periplasmic protein LptC translates to MTAPATHDFDMLDPARWAERRKRQLRAWKRRSQLIHRMRRILPMTIAGVLVFLTGWVLVKGWLTRFGEAHGGAAIHMTNAHFYGRDGQGRAFVLGAAQASRNNSDIQLITLDLPLLEFNADQINPSRITARHGAYREDTHFLSLWDRVVLVDGQGDTFNTDRAVVDTTHAVVTGWSKVRGVGPRGTITADSYGIYDRGQRIVFSGNVHSIINPD
- a CDS encoding LptA/OstA family protein, which codes for MNRLTALFALTVLAAPLAAAAPSAAWAQLAAGSKAPVDVTADQLVVEQQQCRASYKGAAEALQDTSRLRADTIDIFNKMQAAKGGGSGTSCGQLDRMEADGSVYYVTPDRVVKGDHAIYNADSKTIVVTGQVVVAQGKNVSAGARLVINTDLGQATMESGVKGRGNPGRVRTVLYPNEAQGTSPSGLAPPVPPPPRKHGG